The Paraflavitalea devenefica genomic interval GATTTGTAGACGCCATTGTAGGGGGCGGCGGCCTGATACAAACACCTGTAGGATTAGTCCTATTACCTCAATATCCCGTAGCGACCGTACTGGGTACTTTGAAAATACCGGCCTTCAGCGGTACCAGCTTTGCGGCTATTCAGTATGCCCGTATGGTGAAGCTGGATTATAAACGGCTGGCAGCGATGACGACCATCGCTTTTTGTGCTGCTGTTGCCGGTTCCCGGCTGCTGACCATTGTCAGCAGTAGTTTTATGAAGCCCGTACTGCTCCTTATTCTTATTGGCGTAGCCATTTATACCTATACCAAAAAGAACTTTGGCGTGCATACTGAGAAAGATCATAGCGACAGTCAGCAATGGTGGTATGCCGCAGGCATCAGCCTGGTAATAGGCTTTTATGATGGGTTCATTGGTCCGGGGGCAGGCAGTTTTCTCATACTGGCCTTTGTCACCCTGCTGGGGTTCGACTTCCTCAAGGCCAGCGCCCATGCCAAGTTTGTGAACCTGGCCACCAACCTCGGGTCTATTATCTTCTTTGCCATCAGCGGCAAGATCATTTATGCCATCGCATTGCCCATGGCGTTATGCAATGCCCTGGGTGGATTTGCCGGCGCCCGGTTTGCCATCCTGAAAGGCAATGCCTTCATCCGCATCCTGTTCCTGGTAGTGGTTTGCGGCACCATCCTGCGTTTTGCGTATGATATCTTTTTTAAGTAACCGGCTTTTTGTATATTGGGTACTACAATCACCCCATATGCAAAGGAATACCTTTCACTTATCCAACCTGGTCCCCTTTTTACCTTACCTGTACTTCATAGGTCTTTCGCTTTGGATGTTCCTGAGCCAAATGGACAACAATGCAAACGTAAGTCACCTCAAACTATTGATATTGGCCGTCCCTTTTACCGTTCAACTTATCTTTTCCTTTAAATACGTTGACCTGGTATTGGGTATACTCACTTTTGCGCTGGCCCTATACCTTACACTGGCCTATGCAAGCGATGTGGCGAAGATCACAGACTATACCGCACGGGCCATTAGCTTTATTGCCGTTTGTGGCCTGATGGTGATACTCAACTTTGTGATGTCTATCCTGCTGTTCAGAAATGAACGCCTGCGCATCCGGCAGACAGCAGCCTCTTTTTAACAGTTTGCATACAGTTACCCATGCAATTAGCATATTCTTTGTAGCGTTTTACCGTAAAACATTGGTAAATTCGTGTAATCGAATCCCTTGTATATGGAAGACAATTTTGAATCAAAGAAGAATGCAAAAGCAGGCGGCTATACCGCGCTGGTATGTGGTCTGCTGCTGATCATTTTCTTTTTTGTGCGCTGGTCTCTACCTCCCTTACCAGAGCCTCCTGTGGAGGAAGGTATTGAAGTGAACCTCGGCAGCAGTGATGCAGGCCTGGGCGATGACCAGCCATTTGAACCCGGCTCTCCTGCCCCGGCAGAGCAACAGGCCTATACACCGCCCGCACCTGCACCAGTACAGGCAGAACCAGCCAAAGAGATGGTAGAGGACAATGAGCCGGATGCCCCAGTGATTAAAAAACCGGAAGTCACCAAACCGGATGCTACCAAAACACCCGAAAAGGATGTAGTGAAAAGTAAGCCGGTGAAGAAACCGGTGGAAGCTCCCCCTACTCCCCCTGTGGCCAAACCCAAAGCAGTATTCAAAGGCGTGAATGGAACCGGTACCGGCGGCAATGAAGCCGATACCTACAAGAAAGGCGGCAACCAGGGTATAGCCGGCGGACAAGGTGATCAGGGCCGTCCCGGCGGCAATCCCAACTCGGATAATTATACCGGTGGTGGAAGAGGTAACGGGGCAGTAGCCATTTCAAGAGGTTTGCAGGGACGCCGCATTACCGGCACCCCTTCTTTCACAGATGAGTTCAACGAAAATGCCAAAGTATCCATAGACATCCGGGTAGATGCTACCGGCAAAGTGATCTCTGCTGTATACCAACCGCGTGGCTCTACTACTTCCGATGCAGGCATGATAGAGATCGCCAAGCGAAAAGCTTTCCAGGTAAAATTCAATCCCGGTGATGATGAATCTGCCGGTACACTTCAGTTCAACTTTAAGCTTAGGAACTAACCAACAGTTACTAATCCTTCGATATATACAACGCCATGGTTTTGGAACCGTGGCGTTGCTTTTATAGCTTTGCTCTCCCAACAACGATGATGAATTACGCAGAAACGCTCCATTACCTGTTTACCCGCCTGCCCATGTTCAGCCGCATTGGCGCGGCCGCGTATAAAAAGGACCTCACCAATACGGTGCAGCTTTGTGAATACCTGGGCAATCCCCAGCACCGGTTCAAAACCATTCATATTGCCGGCACCAATGGCAAAGGCTCCACCAGCCATATGCTGGCAGCCATCCTGCAAACGGCCGGTTATAAAACAGGTCTCTATACCTCCCCGCACCTGCGCGATTTCAGGGAACGTTTCCGCATCAATGGCGCCATGATCGAAGAGTCGTTTGTGGTGGATTTCACCCGGCGCATACAACCTGCTATAGATGCCATTGAACCTTCTTTCTTCGAGATCACGGTAGCGATGACCTTTGACTATTTTGCCCAAAATAATGTTGACATCGCCGTCATTGAAACCGGCCTCGGCGGACGGCTGGACAGCACAAATATCATTACGCCTGAACTATCCATTATCACCAATATAGGCTGGGACCATATGAACCTGCTGGGTGATACCCTGGAAGCCATCGCTTTTGAAAAAGCAGGTATTATTAAGCCACGCATACCCGCTGTTATTGGAGAAACAGCAACTGCCACCCGGCAGGTGTTTGAGCGGGTGGCACAGGAAACACAATCGCCCCTGTTCTTTGCCGACCAGTTGCGCTATGTGGCCGACTGGAAGTATGAGCACCACGCCCTGCAGGTGCAGGTAACTCCTACCGGAACCGATGAACGCATTGCCTACACACTTGACCTGCCGGGTTATTACCAAACCAAGAACCTCATTACCGTACTGGAAGCAGTACACCAGTTACAACAGCAGGGCTGGCATATCCCAACAGCCACGGTGCAGCAGGCCCTGCAGCAGGTAAAGTCGCTCACCGGCCTGCATGGCCGCTGGGAAGTGATCCACCGCAACCCGGCTGTTGTATTGGATGTAGGACATAATGAAGATGGCATCAAACAAATACTTTCCCAGATAGAGCTCACCAACCACCATCACCTGCACATCGTTATTGGCATGGTGAAAGACAAAGACGTGGAGAAAGTATTGTTGCAACTGCCCAAAGAAGCCACGTATTATTTTACCAAAGCACAGATCCCGCGCGCCTTACCCGAAGATCAACTGGCCACCCAGGCAGCCACCCACGATTTGCACGGTCACACCTATGCCGATGTGAACACCGCCCTGAAAGCAGCACTGCATCGTGCCCACAAGGATGACCTGATCGTAGTGTGTGGAAGTGTGTTTGTAGTGGGGGAAGTGAATTTGTGAAGCAAGTGGTAAATAGCTAGTGGCCAGTAGGCTTTATGTGCAACTGATTAACTAAGCAGCAGCTTGTCAGTGGTGGCAATTCCACCACTCACTACTTACCACTCGCTTTCCCTTCCAGTTTCTTCAACGCATAATAAATAGCCGTTACATGCATGCTCTGGATGATCTCGTTGTTATCCAGTAACTGCTTCAATTCATCTATGGTGAAGAGGTGTATTTCAATATCCTCGTTATCATCCAGTGCTTGTTCCTTCACCAGTTTACCGCCGGTAGCGAGGTACATGTGCATCCAGTTGTTGTTGGTAGAAGGATTGGAGCTGGTTTTACCGAGGTATTCATATTTTGAGAAAGTATAACCGGTTTCTTCCAGCAGTTCGCGGGCGATGGCATCCTGGAAACTGGCATCGGTATCATCCACGCAGCCGCCGGGTATTTCATAGTGCGTCTCCCCCAGCCCATGACGGTACTGGCGTTCCAGGATCACCTTTCCATCTTCCGTTAAGGCCAGTGCAGTAACCCAGGTGGGGAACTCATATACATAGTAGGGAGTAACGATCCTGCCATCAGGACGTTCGCAGGTATCCTGCCGCACCGTAAACCAAAGGTCTTTGAATAAGTATTCCGATTTGAGGGTTTTCCATTCCAGGTTACGCATACATTATGATTTCGGGTTTCGAATTTCGGGTTTCGGGTTGCTGCCGCACGCTGGAATTCCTTGCCGGACTCCGGTCTCTGGCCCTGAGCTTCCAACCAGCCACCAGCAACCAGTAACCAGCTTACCATCCACTGGCCAGCACATCGGCAATGTGCATGGTTTGCAGGGGTAGTTGCTTATACCGTATGTAGCCATCGAGGTGCATGAGGCAGGAATGATCGGTAGAGATAATGCATTCAGCGCCTGTTTGCCGGGCATTCGTTACTTTCTGATCGGCCATACCGATAGAGATGGGCTCAAATTTCACGGCAAAGGTGCCACCGAAACCACAGCAGGTTTCCACATCATTCATCTCCACCAGTTCAAGCCCTTTCACGTGCGACAATAAAGCTCTTGGCGCTTCCTTGATCTTACATTCCCGTAAGGCGGCGCAGGAATCGTGGTAAGTAGCTTTCGTATGCAGGGAAGCGCCTACATCTTCCACTTTCAGTACATTAACCAGGAAGTCTGAAAACTCAAAAGCCCGTTTCTGCAATTCCTTTACTTCATTATGATGGGAAGAGTTATCAAATAACTGCGGATAGTAATTGCGCACAAAACCGGTACAGGAAGCGCTGGGCGCTACAATATAATCGGAGCCGCTGAAATCTTTCAGGAATTTCGTGCACACTTCCTTGGCCTCCCGCTGAAAACCGGCATTGAAAGCCGGCTGTCCGCAACAGGTTTGTTCCGTGTTGTATTGCACGGTACAACCTGCCTTCTCCAGCACCTTCACCATATTGAAGGCTGTTTGCGGGTAAAGCTGGTCAATAAAACAAGGTATAAAAAGTTGTACGTTCATGCTCCCTGCCCGCCCTGCCCCTAAAGGGGAAAAGTCCCCTGAAGAAGAAGAGACTTATTTTTTATACGAGTTAGCTAATGCGATCATCTTGATAGCAGTAATGGCGGCTTCTTCGCCTTTATGGCCATGCTTGCCACCAATACGTTCGTCGGCCTGTTGCTGGTTATCTACGGTAAGTACCCCAAAGATGGTGGGTACGGGAAGGGAGAGATTGAGTTGCAGTACGCCCTGGGTAACGCCCTGGCATACATAATCAAAATGAGGGGTATCGCCACGCAACACACAGCCCAGCGCAATAAAGGCGTCAGGACGGTCGTCCCTGTATTTATTGATGTCCCAGAAATTTTTTATACCAAAAGGTATCTCAAAGGCGCCAGGCACATTCACAATACGGATATGGCTTATGCCATGTTGCTCCAATATCCTTACACAGCCCTTTTCCAGTTCATCAATAATGCCGGCATTCCATTCGGTGCGCACAATAACAACACAGGCATCCTTCTTGGGAATGCCTGTATTTATTTGTAATAGTTTACTATTGCTTACTTCAGCCATAATTGATGTAAGAGTTATTTCGTATCGCCCAGCTTACCCAGGTATTTATCAACATCCTGTCCGCCCTGTGCCTCTGGCATTACGCTGCGGGGATAATCGTTCTTTACCTGGCGAAGGAGTTCAATGGCTTCCTGGTTCTTACCAAGGTCCTGCAGCAGCATGGCCGCACGGAACAGGTATTCAG includes:
- a CDS encoding sulfite exporter TauE/SafE family protein — encoded protein: MTTDLIFLCIAAFLAGFVDAIVGGGGLIQTPVGLVLLPQYPVATVLGTLKIPAFSGTSFAAIQYARMVKLDYKRLAAMTTIAFCAAVAGSRLLTIVSSSFMKPVLLLILIGVAIYTYTKKNFGVHTEKDHSDSQQWWYAAGISLVIGFYDGFIGPGAGSFLILAFVTLLGFDFLKASAHAKFVNLATNLGSIIFFAISGKIIYAIALPMALCNALGGFAGARFAILKGNAFIRILFLVVVCGTILRFAYDIFFK
- a CDS encoding bifunctional folylpolyglutamate synthase/dihydrofolate synthase, translating into MNYAETLHYLFTRLPMFSRIGAAAYKKDLTNTVQLCEYLGNPQHRFKTIHIAGTNGKGSTSHMLAAILQTAGYKTGLYTSPHLRDFRERFRINGAMIEESFVVDFTRRIQPAIDAIEPSFFEITVAMTFDYFAQNNVDIAVIETGLGGRLDSTNIITPELSIITNIGWDHMNLLGDTLEAIAFEKAGIIKPRIPAVIGETATATRQVFERVAQETQSPLFFADQLRYVADWKYEHHALQVQVTPTGTDERIAYTLDLPGYYQTKNLITVLEAVHQLQQQGWHIPTATVQQALQQVKSLTGLHGRWEVIHRNPAVVLDVGHNEDGIKQILSQIELTNHHHLHIVIGMVKDKDVEKVLLQLPKEATYYFTKAQIPRALPEDQLATQAATHDLHGHTYADVNTALKAALHRAHKDDLIVVCGSVFVVGEVNL
- a CDS encoding NUDIX hydrolase: MRNLEWKTLKSEYLFKDLWFTVRQDTCERPDGRIVTPYYVYEFPTWVTALALTEDGKVILERQYRHGLGETHYEIPGGCVDDTDASFQDAIARELLEETGYTFSKYEYLGKTSSNPSTNNNWMHMYLATGGKLVKEQALDDNEDIEIHLFTIDELKQLLDNNEIIQSMHVTAIYYALKKLEGKASGK
- a CDS encoding (Fe-S)-binding protein; this translates as MNVQLFIPCFIDQLYPQTAFNMVKVLEKAGCTVQYNTEQTCCGQPAFNAGFQREAKEVCTKFLKDFSGSDYIVAPSASCTGFVRNYYPQLFDNSSHHNEVKELQKRAFEFSDFLVNVLKVEDVGASLHTKATYHDSCAALRECKIKEAPRALLSHVKGLELVEMNDVETCCGFGGTFAVKFEPISIGMADQKVTNARQTGAECIISTDHSCLMHLDGYIRYKQLPLQTMHIADVLASGW
- the ribH gene encoding 6,7-dimethyl-8-ribityllumazine synthase; its protein translation is MAEVSNSKLLQINTGIPKKDACVVIVRTEWNAGIIDELEKGCVRILEQHGISHIRIVNVPGAFEIPFGIKNFWDINKYRDDRPDAFIALGCVLRGDTPHFDYVCQGVTQGVLQLNLSLPVPTIFGVLTVDNQQQADERIGGKHGHKGEEAAITAIKMIALANSYKK